The sequence below is a genomic window from Marmota flaviventris isolate mMarFla1 chromosome 9, mMarFla1.hap1, whole genome shotgun sequence.
ttgattaagtttccaacacttGGACTTTTGAGGAACACCTTTAAATTGTAGCATACTTACATATCTTACATGTCTGTGTATTTTTCCTGACAATTGACTCATATCCAAAGAATAAAACTTAAActtactaaaaggaaaaaacccAAACATCTAAGAAAGCGAAGATATGAATAGCCATTTCATAAAAGGGGATTTCCAAGTAGTAAATTTAAGATTGTTCTGTACCTTTAGTttttagagaaatgcagattaaaataaTGCAGTACCAACCCACTGCAATGGCTAAAATAGACAGTATTGGGTGTTAGTAAAGCTGGAAGCACCTCTTGTTCTACACTAGAAGGTGGGAGTGTGTAACTTGTATGTTCAATTTGGAAACTGTGGCAGCATGCCTATATCTTATGTCTTAGCAGTTTCTTTTTTAGACACTGTTCCATAGTGCACATACACCTGGATACATACATACTGAAGGATGTTGTGTATCCTTTAGCATATGTTGAGTATGTACCTTAAcataactgaatttaaaaagtcaattccAAGTAAATTGTagattaaaatgttatataataacaaatataataaatccTTATATAATCCATATAAtaaatccttatttatttataaataacccAAAACTAGAAACTATGAATTCATATTTGTCACCAACAGAATGGTTAAATTGTTTGTATACAATAATagaatacaataaaacaaaatgggaAGGTATAAGCTACTGTTTGAGTAGGTTAATTATGGGTTAATCATACAAATAGAATGTTGTGTGATATAAGATAGTCAGTAAACATAAAActtcatttatgtaaaatacaatttttaaaaaatatttatttttttagttgtagttggacataataactttattttaatgtggtgctgaggatcgaacccagggcctctcacgtgctaggcaagcgttctaccactgagccacaaccccagcctcatattttgattttttaaagtttaatttttagctgggtgtggtgatgcatgcctataatcccagcactctggaggctgagttaGAAAGACTGAACgtttgagactctgtctcaaaataaaaaacaaaaagggctaagAATCtaactcagtgatggagcacctctgggttcaatccctagtttttgcaaaaataaattaatttattaataataagtaaattttaaaaataggcaaagcaAAGATATTTTCAGGAAATGTatggtattctttaaaaaaaaattttgtagttgtgaTGGACAGCAtgccattattttgtttatttttatgcagtgctaaggatcaaacccagtgcttcacacatgactGAGCCACAATGCAACCCCTAGTATTCTTGATAGTGTGGCTGAGTATGAGATTAACATATAGAAGTAAACTTTTTCTCTGGTAATTGGCACCTGTAAatagaagttataaaaataattccatttatagtAGTGAGCAGCTGCATTATAACTTCTTGTTTAGGTTCCTACTGCTTACATCTTATTTCTAGCTCCAGGACTTCTCTGTTATCCCTGCTACTGGGCCCATCATGGGAACTGACTCAGGCTGTACAAGTTACTCTGAGGGATACTTAACACTCCTTGGAGTGAACTTTGATCGGTGGGATGTGGGAGCCAATAGATATATGCTTCTCTTTTTTGGTGGGTGGGGAGGattgaatgtttttattaaataaatgagtaattAGCACAAATCAGCAGCAATAATTTTGGAAGGAGTGGGAACAAGGTGTAGGGGCAGAATGTAATTGTTCATATTATGGTCTTAAGGTAGCTTTAGAACTATGCATCAGGCTCATTGATTAGTAGTATTATATATTGCAAATGAGGAAGGGGCAAGACTAAATATTTAGGACCAAACCTTATGCTTTTTAGAAGACTGAATCAGAACCTTGCAAATTATCCTAATAGCAAGGTTTCTTCTTAAGATTTGAAATCTGATTTTTCTCAGCTAGAATTATCAATCCATAATTAGCAAAGTTGTGAGTAAGCTGAAGAACATCCTTTTGGACTTTGGAGGCtgacaaaaggatcacaagttcaagaccagcaacTTAGACactaccctgtctcaaaattaaaaaaataaaatgggctaggatgtagttcagtggtagaatgcccctgggttggatccccagtactgcagaaaaCAAAGAATGCTTTTTGGAAGGAAAGAGCTTCAACTATTTCTGAAATGATTTAGtgcttttccatattttcataaTGTATTGTTTCCTTGTTTTATACCTTTACCCCAATTTCTCTGGAGAAAAGAATGTATTATAAGAAGGAGCaggattaaaaaagaagatcGTCACCTTACATTTTGGAAATCATTCTGTTGTGGCAAATCATCTTAAAAATTAGAAGGTTTTCATTAACCCTgggaaaaaatacttaaatttactGGTAACTACAGGAAACTACAAAGCTTTGagcaatctttttcttttttgtggtgcctagggatcaaacccaaggtctcacatataccaagcaagtgctctaccctctGATTAGAGCAATCTTTGAAGCTGATTAAAAATGGAATCAAAACTGTCTTCCATTTTGTAATACTCTACTACTCCCTGATGTCTCCACAAAGCTTATTTTCTGGGGTTAATAatccagggggtgggggtgggatttCTGTGATCCTATACTCCATTGCTTGAACCTTTTACTTTGGTTTGAGGGCTTTTGATAGAAACAGAgtagatagataaataagtaaaactcaACTGGCAGACTCATCAGCACTATCAACACAATAGAGGGAAGAGAACAAGATTAATTTGGGAAAGGAATGAGAAAGAAGAGGCTTGAAAGAGAAGACAATAAGGGCAAGGTGGTGGGAAAGAAAAGTCTTGGCCTTAGAGCAAGTCCAATTCCAAGGAGTGGGTGCTGGCAATGGGAGCTCTCCAGAAGTTGAAGGTGCTGTACTCTAGGAGGGTATCGCCTTCTGCCTTTTTCTCATGTTCTACTCCTGTTGCTTGCCAGATCATTTTGCCAACACTGCTGTCCTTGATCTTGTAGGTGGGTGTATCTGACAGACCCAGGCCTTCCAGCTCCAACAGATCCAGTTCTGGTATAGGCGTCCTCCAGAAAAGAAAGGAGCGGTACTGGCTACTCACAGGGTCCCTCTTAGTTTCTTGTTATCAGTGAATTACCAGCGTGTTCCAAAGATGGAGAGAGGGCCTCAGGAGCTCTGGGGTCTGCttggggaaggaggaaaaggaagctGCTGAGGTTTGGAAGGCTTTGTCCCCTCACTCCCTCTCCCTCCGCCCTCTCCGCCCTCTTGGCTAATTTGAATGATtatgcttatcttttttttttttttctttgaccatCTTGTAATGAATTTCCTACAGTTTCTCATATTGTCCCTGACGGCTGAGCCAACTGTTGCGCCACTTTGTTTTggctctctctttcccttttatgCTACTACATCATCAAGTCCTGCTTCCCAAGAAAGTATTAATGTATAAAATACCTTCTCAGACTGCTCAGGTCCCACCATAGAAATCACCTAAATCAAAATGTCAGTAGCTCTGAAGTTGAGTATCTGAAGTCAAGAGGTTTACTTTAAAATCCAAGCTCTTCAGTATTCAGTCTCTGTAACTTTGGAAATAACAGAGTCAACTTTTCAGGTCTATAAAATGGTAATTATAAATAGATACAAATACAGTccataaggattaaatgagataagctTTATAAACTTAATATCTGGAACAGAGAAGATTTCAGTAAATAGTAGctattgatatttcttattcatgTTTATTATGCTACTTTCTGACCCTCCCTGAGGAGTTTTCAGTGTAAAAATACTTTCCTAGAGCCCAAGTTTTCATATCatttgttgggggtggggggttgtactgggaattgatccgaggaacacttaaccattgagtcacatccccagccctttttatatttaatttagagacagggtctcactaagttgcttagggccttgctaagttgctgaggctggctttgaacttgccatcctcctgcctcagcctcttgagctgctgggattataggtatacactACCATGGCTAGCAAAGTTCTCATATCCTTATAAATGACCACCAAGGAACAAAAAACTCACCTTCTACAGAACTGGGTTATGAAGATATAGTGAAAACAAACCTCCAACTCAGATTTGTTTTTTCCTGCTACACTCTGACAGCATAGATCACTTCTGACATCAAGCATGTGACGCTTTTCCAGTCACCAAGCAAGTAATCAGTTCTACAGTGAATACCACCTGGGTGTCccctaatttatttatattttgacagAGTCTACTTGGAGATAGTGTCGGATTCCATATGTTCAGGGATCGATCCCCATGGATGCCTCTGGTTGGTTTGCCTATGCTTCTAACTGATTAGCTGTAAATTGCTGTTCCCAAAACTCCCTCCTAAAATAGTTTGATTATTTTGCTAGGGTGATTCACAGGACTCACGGAAATACTTACGTTAACTTACGTTTATTCGAAAGGATATCATAGGGGGCTGGAgttgcagcttagtggtagagcacttgtctagcatgagtgaggcactgggttcaatcattggcaccacattaaaataaataaataaataaaaggcattgtgtccatctatgacttaaaaaaatttaagaagcagAAAGGATATCACAAaggatataaaaatgaagaattacaTAGGGCCAATCATGTGGAAAGGAATGTGGAGCTTCCATGCCCTCTCAGATATCCTATCCCACAGGAGCCTTCCTGTGCTTAGCTATTCAGAAGTTCTCTGAACCCTGTACTTTCAGGTTTTTTCAATCATGCTCATGTGGAGCATGATTGAAACATGGACAATTGTGTTCAAATGTGAGTGGGCAAAAAGGGTATGATGTAATGCTATTATACTACCTGGGGAAACTTAGCGAGGCCTGTTTGTTCATTCTTCTTGGCATTTCTGTGTAGCCTTCCTGGGTATAGATAGGACCCCTCCTGAAATGGAGAGGTCTTTGTGTGGTCTACTATTAGACAAAGTAGGCAAGAGAATTTCTTTAGGGTCAGGTCCAACACAGAAAAGGTGACAGGCGGAGTGTATGGGGGGCAGGAGAAGGTCAGAGAAAAAGCGATTTTGATTTCTTGAGGCCTGAAATGCCCCAACATTATTCTACTTACTTAGGAAATAACAAGGACTATGAGAGTTATGAGTCAGAAAaggacaaaaccaaaaaaatatatatcttagtaTCTCACCCATATAGAAGAAAACACCAACATTATTCATGTGAAGATTTAAatggagggctggagttgtagctcagtgatacagcgcttgcctagcatatgtgaggcactgggtttgatcctcagcaccacataaaaataagtaaataaaggtattatgtccatctacaactaaaaaaaaatatatttttttgaaagaataaattccAATGATctctacaaaaaattttaaaaagatttaaatggatgaatgactTTCACTTTTGTAAACTGTTAGCTTTGTTAAGATGATGATTTCTTAGCAGTGATTCTCCATTGCAATGAAAACTATGTTTTGCCAACAAgtctattattaaaaatttggaGCAGCAATACAGATTATTAGGGGGCAAAAACATACATCCttaaacactaaacaaaatcgtactaaaatgtataaaactaaATTTTGTACTTAGAAGATAGCATTTGTTTATTGCGGGAGGAGACTAACTTGTGCATCTAGGATGTTTAGCAACAATCCCTGACCTCTGTCCACCAGATGCTAGTAGTCCACTCCTCCAGTAATGACAACAAAAAGTGTCTGCAGACAAATGTTCCCTTGGGGGCAAAAATCATCCTTGGTTGAGAGCCATTGAGACAGATTTAGAGTTGAATTCTAGGGCCTATTGGTGAATCAATTTGAACACATTATCTGACTCTTagataatatgtgtgtgtgtgtgtgtgtgtatacacacacacgtatcaTGCTGAACTTAGCATTTGACACATAagagtttattaaataataaaattattatggtAAAACCCAATTTCTTTTGTGCTGTTCTGCTTATCTTATGAAGTAAAATGCCCGTTAGTGTAGTATTTGATCAAATTGTTGAACAAGAACTTCCAAGATCTTAAAAGACATTGATTCCTTTATGTGAGCAACataggcttttgttttgttttctccccagctatggttttattttatttttctttcccttgtgtTCTTGTTTGATTTGTGCATGGTGTGCTTTGCatactcataattttttttttttttttttttgtactggggattgaattcagagtcacttaaccactgatccatatccccagctcttttttaaaaatgtttttattttgagacagtgtctcactaagtccttaaggcctcactaatttgctaaggctcatcttgaacttgcagtcctcctacttcagcttctggagttgctgggatttcagtgtGAGCCATTGCACCTCTTGAATTAGACTCAGTGTCTTAAAGACTAGTTCATGCTTACAGGAATCAGGCCTAAAGAAAtttacctaaagaaaaaaaagaaagaaattggaaagaTAAAACTAAGGTtctattgttatttattattatggtgtttttgttgttgttgttaacctTGAGGCAACAGcctatcagaatttttttttttgcaagaatgGTTGAAATTATTAATATCCTATAATTGACTTGatatatattatcatttaaattttattgaagcTCTTGATTCATGATGCACCGCAAGGAACTATATTAAATACTATGTTTTATGCTATCTCATTTACTCCTTCCAGCAAGCTCTGCAAAGAAAAAAGCATTATCCCTACTTTGGAGTAAGCAAATGGTGATTCATTTGCCTCAATATCACTCAGATTTTTATTCCAAACCCATGCTATTTTCATAAATGCCATGCTATCTCCCCCAAATGAGGAACATGTGCCTTTGCTTTaaatttctttgtagagcctGTGTCCTTTTTtggcactagagattgaactcagggacatcctgccattgagctacaccccatcccttttaattttaatttttgagacagggtctctctcttagttgcccaggctggccttgaactttcaatcctcctgcctcaacctcctgagtagctgggattgtaagCATGCATCTTAGACCATGGATCTCAATGTATCCTGTAACCATAGGATAAGAGCATAAAATGTAGAACACTGGAACTGTAATAAGTCATGTTTTTGGTGTCGCTAATGAGATCTAGTCCAGTTTCTCTGGTTTTTGGCTGCTTCTGCTCTTGTCCAATATAGTTATACTGGGATTATAGAAGTGTggagaatttttaggtttactTTTTTGTGTGAGGCTATTTTTTGATTAGCTCTTATGGTTTCATATTACTTAAAAATGCAGAGCAGGGTTAGGGATATATCTTAATGGTAGAGCTCTAGTATAGCAAGCACAAGACCATAGGTTGaattttaatccccagcactgccaaaagaagaaaagaaaagaaaaaaaaaaatgcagagcaGTTAAATCTTTTAAATCATGAAGTATATATTTGGTAAGAGCCAAGTAAAGGcagatttacattttgaaaatcaaGAAGGCTATATCTGAGAAGAAAAGCAGTCTTTAAAACTGCCTTGTGATCTGTTTGTACTCTGTTGACTAAAGAGGTTTTTAAGTCTAGAATTGCTTAAAACTACTGTCTgtgtaatttgcattttttagcTGAGAGAAGAAAAGTTGCAAGAGGAAAAAACTTCTGAAGACCAAATCCACAAGCTGTTaccagaggacacagaaacagggaaaaggaaaatggatgaacagaaaaaaagagatgagcCATTAGTAATGAAAACAAATCTGGAACATGTAAGTAGATCACCTTCTTGATGGACATCTGCCTCAAAAATCAGCAAATACCCAGGGGAAATGAATCTGAAAGTTTTATTAGTGAACTATGAGACCAGTAATGGTCATTATATGCAGTGAATATTGTAGCCTCTGGATGAGaggtagagaaaataatttttgaatgggATATGAGATCTGGAACAGTGTGGGGGCAGGAAATGGTGAGTGAGATGAAAAACCTAGTCTAGTATATATACCATGgttatgttttatatgtatattgacattttaacttccatgttgttgttttataattttttttttagttgtagatggacacaatacctttattttgttagtttatttttatgtgatgctgagaattgagcccagagcctcacacgtgcaaggcaagtgctctaccgctgagccacaaccccagtccccccatGTTGTTCTTTGACATTtaagttttatattctttttctttgcagtaccaagaattaaacccaggaatgtTCTCccatgagctacacccctagccctttttatttgtctgtttttgtggtgctggggattgaatttagggtttcatgcatcctaggcaagcactctgccactagctacattcccagcccacccccagcccttttctttttccttccttccttccttccttccttccttctatcttttctctttcttttttctttttttgagatggtcttgctgagttattGAAGCTGGCCCCAAATTTatgatctcctgcctcaacctcctgagtcattggCATTATAGGTGTGCCTCACTAAGCTTGGCTCctcagttttatacattttatatcttCAACTATATTTCCTTAAAGCTTATATTTCACTtgcctttattctttataataccCTAGATAGAACAATGGTTAGACATAAGGTACATTCTCAATATTAGTTTAAGCTTAatctaattatatatttgttttagtgaggttttttgctgctgtgaccaaaagatctggcAAAAATagcatagaggaggaaaagtttatttggggctcatagtttcagaagtctcagtcaatagatggccaactccattgctttgggcctggggaGAGATAAACCTTCAAGGCGGAAGAGTGTGTTAGAAGAGAGCAGTTCAAGAGTGTGTTAGAAGagagcagttcaggacatggcaacaaagAACCAGAAAGAAAGCTTTGCTctccatggacaaaatatatattccgaaggcatgctcccagtgatctACCTCCTTCAGCTATCtctaccatccagttaatccttcaagtggattaatgtgctgattaggttaaggcttataaCCCAAtcaacccaattgagtcaaatctTGACTGAATTTTTTCACTACTTATTTACCAAGTAAATTACTGGAAAGAGTTGTAAGTTATGAATTTAACTTGTAAAGAAAGCACTTTGCGAAGATCCACTAATTACATTCAAATGGACAATTGcaattgagtttaaaaaaaattttttttagttgtagatgtgcacatacttttcttttatttatttatttttatgtgatgctgaggattggacccagtgcctcacatgtgctaggcaagtgctttaccactgagccacaatcctagcccctacaattgagttttatttctttagtaaGTCATATTGGATTGGACATTTGTTGCTTGCTGTACGTACTAAACATATCTTTAGAGTTATAACTTCTAAAATACTTTGATTCACCTTGTTGATATTTTAGTTTATCTTTCTAATGAACTGGAATTATAAAGCTTTAGCATATATAATGACAGGCAACATAGCAGAGTAGAAAAATAATCTGTGGCCCAGAAGTCTAACTCTTGGATTCCAGCATTATAGTTAAGTGTACCACTTAGGCTAGGTTACTTAATATCTaagcttttagtttgatttttGTGAAAGTATTTTTCTTGAACTCGAAATATTGAAATTAAGCTTTCTTGGGTCATTGGTATTTGTTGATTGCTACATACAGCAGGGTTTCTGATTCCaatgataataacaatagtaATTATTGTTAAAATAACTACTTTAATTTTAGAAGATTCCATACTTCTGAAAGATTCAGTTTAACAAGCATGAAGTGCTGTGTACTTTTAATGCTCTGTATTGAAGGAACCACAAAGGTCAAAAGACTGCTACTGGATGAGGATACAGTTTAGTTAGAAAGGCAACAATAAGATACATGGTGGTTTTATGCATATAGTATGTCTTCTGACCGGTATTCCTGGCTATGATCTGTGGTCTCTGAAGACTGCAGCTCCACCTCTTCACTTCATCAGGACCATATGTAGAGCCCTCAGGCAAAACAACACAGAAGTGCCTTTCTTTTTAGGACaaaccagccttttttttttttttttttattgtcacaacattctttatttttttagttgtagatggacacaatacttttatattatttatatatttttatactgtgctgaggatcaaacccagtgcctaacacatgctaggcaagagctctaccactgagctatacctacAGCCCTGTTGCAACATTCTTACAAGAAAGCTTTCACTTTTATATCAAGAAGTTGAGGGAAACTAATGAGGAACAAACTTGTACAGGATTTACAGTTACCAAATCCACACTAGAACATCTGACTTCATGTTCTTTCCTTGAAGaggttttagttttttgttgtagAGTTGGGCAAAAGTGAGTTTTAGTACCAGGTCTTCCAAATACCTAATTTGTAACTATGATAAACTGACTTAGACTGCttattctcagttttctcatccataaaattgGATAAATAATAATACTAGCAATTACTTCATGATATGGTAGATATTAAgtcaaatttttttaagtaatgatttttctgttgttgttccTGGCAATAATGCAAATGACTATTAGgacataaaagtaatatttttgtatttatgtatgtatgtatgtatgtatgtttattcatttttcaatgcTGGATATTGAACATGACTTCAGACATGAAGTGGTTTACCCCTGAAGAAAATCCTCTAttcagcaattctttttttttttttttttttcctgttctgtaCTTGTTTATTCGGTTACCAGTGTATTTCAAGtaccatcattttaaaaataaattttggaaacagaatatatgaatatttccTGAACACTTTGCTGAAGAGCATCAGATCTGATTACATCTCTAAGGGAATACCAGGGAGAAACTTAAAAGATACTAATGACTAATCTAGAACCACTTCTTAGAATCAATCACTACATTTCACaaactctttctttttaaagtgagaAGAATGCTGGTGCAGAATTAGAGATAATCTGAGCTTGATAATTGCAGCAGTCGCCAAATGATAACTGATGCAAAAGGCATGTGGCTTTGGAGAGAGTCTGTCACGCTTCCAAGAAGGctcacattttatattatttcaactAGTTGCCAGGATTTGAGACAGATCAAAAATTATGAGAGAAGGTCTAATCAATATTAGATTAAGAACTGAAATCCTAACAAGTTCCACTGAACATGCTTAATATTTTACTCTCTGTactcttgaaatttattttcaaaacttcctGTGATTATTAAAATATCCACATTCTTAattatgatattattatttttttaattttccctcccacctctcatccctgtttaatgttaatcttcttctcatgctcttcctccctactctgttcttagttactctccttatatcaaagaagacattaggcatttgttttttagggattggctagcttcacttagcataatctgctctaatgccatccatttccctgcaaattctatgattttgtcatttttttaatgcagagtaatactccattgtgtataaatgccacattttttttatccattcgtttattgaagggcatctaggttggttccacagtcttgctattgtgaattgtgctgctatgaacatcgatgtagcagtgtccctgtagcatgctctttttaggtctttagggaatagaccgagaaggggaatagctgggtcaaatggtggctccattcccagctttccaagaaatctccatactgctttccaaattggctgcaccaatttggagtcccaccagcaatgtacaagtgtacccttttccccacatcctcgccagcacttgttgttgtttgacttcataatggctgccaatcttactggagtgagatggtatcttagggtggttttgatttgcatttctctgactgctagagatggtgagcattttttcatgtacttgttgattgattgtaagtcctcctctgagaagtgtctgttcaggtccttggcccatttgttgattgggttatttgttatcttattgtctaattttttgagttctttgtatactctggatattagggctctatctgaagtgtgaggagtaaagatttgttcccaggatgtaggctccctatttacctctcttattgtttcttttgctgagaaaaaactttttagtttgagtaagtcccatttgttgattctagttattaactcttgtgctatgggtgtcctattgaggaatttggagccccaAACCAGCCTTGATAGAGTTATTCTTCACCATAGTCCTCTGACAGAAAGAGCTGACTGTGCCTGGCCTGCCAGATTCAGCTTTTCTCTAAGAACTGATCTAATATTAATGCATGCCAAGACTGGGAATTTGctctaattatattttcttttaccactactatttttcatttagaaagcCAGTGCATCAACCTAATTGAAATCTTAAAAGGAATAAGAAGGTACAAATTCTCAGATTCCTTTATTGGTAGTAGCCAGCTTCACAAAATTTTCCTTGCAAAACCACAATGAATAAAATCTAACCTAAGGTTttagatttttgccttttttcctgtttacttttatatttttgaggaCTTTTAAATGATCCTAATTgtactttaaatatgttttaaagagtTTTGGTATTGggtaaataatttcatttagttAGCCAAGGCTATATTCAAATTGGAACACAAGAGAATCTCCAGTGGTCCCAGAGGAAAGCTAGCCCGAAT
It includes:
- the LOC114098534 gene encoding protein AF1q-like codes for the protein MISFRINRDPVSSQYRSFLFWRTPIPELDLLELEGLGLSDTPTYKIKDSSVGKMIWQATGVEHEKKAEGDTLLEYSTFNFWRAPIASTHSLELDLL